One genomic segment of Paenibacillus durus includes these proteins:
- a CDS encoding alpha/beta fold hydrolase encodes METTKAEADHKDYLEAYSACLSLWPVAYKTVYVTTSYGDTHILISGSEENPPLLLLHGLGFSSTMWYPNIAELSKSCCTYCIDIVGDANKTIFTRKPASRSELSEWLLEVIKALNLERPDLAGLSYGGFIALNFAIHYPEYINKVILLSPAGTLQPFKLQFFARVFSTLFFSGKKALLDNFLRWMFEERYEMHPLFLQQLTAGMRLRRSSSVDRGKKKSKSIWPSVIPNDELKNIKSDVMLLLGEEEVIYNPVKGLKRAKKWIPRIDAKLLKNVGHGMSMEQPDLINNYILSFLQK; translated from the coding sequence ATGGAAACAACAAAAGCCGAGGCAGACCATAAAGATTATTTAGAAGCTTATTCCGCATGCCTCTCGTTGTGGCCGGTTGCTTATAAAACCGTCTACGTCACAACCAGCTATGGAGATACTCATATACTCATTAGCGGTTCGGAAGAGAATCCGCCGCTTCTTTTACTGCATGGACTGGGTTTCAGCTCTACCATGTGGTATCCCAATATAGCAGAACTAAGCAAAAGTTGCTGTACATATTGTATTGATATTGTTGGAGACGCCAATAAGACGATATTCACCCGTAAACCGGCTTCCAGATCCGAGTTATCCGAATGGCTGCTTGAAGTAATTAAGGCGTTGAACTTAGAGCGGCCCGATCTTGCCGGATTGTCGTACGGGGGATTCATTGCGCTTAATTTTGCGATTCACTATCCGGAATACATCAATAAGGTTATATTACTTAGTCCGGCAGGCACTTTACAACCTTTTAAACTACAATTTTTCGCAAGAGTATTCTCAACTTTATTTTTCTCCGGAAAAAAGGCGTTATTGGATAACTTTCTGCGCTGGATGTTCGAGGAGCGATATGAGATGCATCCTTTATTTTTACAACAGCTAACTGCCGGTATGAGGCTTAGACGCTCATCCAGTGTTGACCGAGGGAAGAAAAAATCCAAGTCGATCTGGCCGAGTGTTATTCCAAATGATGAATTGAAAAATATAAAGTCTGACGTAATGCTGCTCCTTGGAGAGGAAGAAGTGATATACAATCCGGTCAAAGGCCTCAAGAGAGCAAAGAAATGGATTCCGAGAATTGATGCCAAGCTATTAAAAAATGTCGGTCATGGTATGTCAATGGAACAACCTGACCTTATCAATAACTACATCCTGAGTTTTCTGCAAAAGTGA
- a CDS encoding ATP-dependent nuclease has product MNPKVTITTVDFKNFKALRSYTLRLQHMNILVGPNNSGKSTIISAFRALGVGIRQGFSKKASLVQGPNSERYGYPISEESLPMSLENVHTDYAEIDSSVTFKLSNGNKLILFFPRSGGCNLLTESSGRVVTTPKQFKEEFPLDLEIVPVLGPLEQNEQIVSEETVRKGLTTHRASRHFRNYWTYYPEGFEGFVELVAKTWPGMTIEAPRKPHVMASELIMFCNENRIPRELYWSGFGFQIWCQLLTHISRCKKASLLIVDEPEVYLHPDVQRQLLGILRYSGPDIVIATHSTEIMGEADATEIMLINKSKKLADRLRDVEGVQKALDTVGSIQNVTLTQLARTGRMLFFEGDDDYKIIRRFARKLGLTELSTGNDITAFKSGGFSYWQRVKSFAWGFKETLNKSLHIGAIFDRDFWCDEELLEIQLEIREHLELSHVHSKKEIENYLLNPEVLEKSLKKAIRERENRTETIISEGESVYHILDRVTSPLKITIQGQYLARRTDYLKGKKSGMDTATINTETLSLFEEKWTDLNRRMDLVPGKIVLKLLRDELQRIYMVSLTDFKIIDEFTTREIPEDLRDLLFRIEEFRTRE; this is encoded by the coding sequence ATGAATCCAAAAGTTACAATAACAACAGTTGATTTTAAAAATTTTAAAGCTTTGAGAAGTTACACATTGCGACTTCAGCACATGAACATATTAGTTGGCCCAAACAACAGTGGGAAATCCACAATAATAAGCGCATTTAGGGCTCTTGGAGTAGGAATAAGACAGGGATTTTCCAAAAAGGCATCTTTAGTTCAGGGTCCTAATTCCGAAAGATATGGGTATCCTATCTCTGAAGAATCGTTACCTATGTCTTTGGAAAATGTGCACACTGATTATGCGGAAATAGATTCATCAGTTACGTTTAAATTGTCCAATGGCAATAAATTAATTCTTTTCTTCCCTAGATCAGGTGGATGTAATTTGTTAACAGAATCATCCGGAAGAGTAGTTACAACACCCAAGCAATTCAAAGAGGAGTTCCCGTTAGACTTGGAAATTGTTCCTGTTCTTGGACCACTTGAACAAAATGAACAAATCGTCTCTGAAGAAACCGTAAGGAAGGGATTAACAACGCACAGGGCTTCAAGACATTTTAGAAATTATTGGACGTATTATCCGGAAGGTTTCGAGGGTTTTGTAGAGTTAGTTGCAAAAACATGGCCGGGAATGACTATAGAAGCTCCAAGGAAACCTCATGTTATGGCATCGGAGCTTATAATGTTTTGTAATGAAAATAGAATTCCTCGTGAACTGTACTGGTCTGGATTCGGATTTCAAATATGGTGTCAGTTACTCACCCACATCTCAAGATGTAAAAAAGCTTCCCTGTTAATTGTTGATGAACCTGAGGTATATCTACATCCAGATGTACAGAGACAATTACTTGGAATATTAAGGTACTCTGGTCCAGATATTGTTATTGCAACTCACTCAACAGAAATCATGGGGGAAGCCGATGCAACAGAAATAATGCTAATTAACAAATCAAAGAAACTAGCAGATCGATTAAGAGATGTAGAGGGTGTACAAAAGGCGCTTGATACAGTTGGCTCTATACAGAATGTTACCTTAACTCAACTTGCAAGAACTGGGCGGATGCTGTTCTTTGAAGGGGACGATGATTACAAGATTATTCGGAGATTCGCAAGAAAGCTTGGGTTGACAGAATTATCAACAGGTAATGATATCACTGCGTTTAAGTCAGGTGGATTCTCCTATTGGCAAAGAGTTAAATCATTTGCTTGGGGGTTTAAAGAAACATTAAATAAATCATTACATATAGGTGCGATATTTGACCGCGACTTCTGGTGTGATGAAGAATTACTAGAAATCCAGTTGGAGATACGAGAGCACTTGGAACTATCACATGTTCATTCAAAGAAAGAAATAGAGAATTATTTGCTAAATCCAGAGGTGTTAGAAAAATCTTTAAAGAAAGCAATTAGGGAAAGGGAAAATAGGACTGAGACTATAATCTCTGAAGGGGAAAGTGTTTATCATATATTAGACAGGGTAACAAGTCCTTTAAAGATTACTATTCAAGGTCAATATCTTGCAAGAAGAACCGATTACCTTAAGGGAAAGAAGTCAGGTATGGATACAGCGACAATTAACACTGAAACACTCAGTTTATTTGAAGAGAAGTGGACAGATTTAAATCGACGAATGGATCTGGTGCCTGGGAAAATAGTTTTAAAGTTACTAAGGGATGAATTACAGAGAATTTATATGGTTAGTTTAACTGATTTTAAAATTATTGATGAGTTTACCACGAGAGAGATTCCTGAAGATTTACGTGATCTCCTATTT
- a CDS encoding DUF5050 domain-containing protein → MKKWAFILPLSFCLLSTGTSFASSSDSQSIIVTVNEKVINFDVQPINDQGTVFVPIRFIVDELGGNITSWKDNEISLKKGITTVTLGIGSTTVYKNQQQFSLTAAPKLINGRTLVPLRFLSEALGASVNYENNRISISTDDTKQSLAVRGNSIGNLNNGGWYATDNEWIYFNNQLDSGKLYKEKMDGSESQKISDDQYVGYLNIVNEGLYYTSDNKLFKSDLDGSNRMLLKDFGIGLNFVTVVGDWIYYTEGSSMFKPLYRMKTDGTSKVLLEKYGVSSIAVSGGQIFYTIDARKLFVMNTDGSKKKKLLEGSYITWVDVKDQSLLFNYDKQLYTMRIDGTSLTKISEHNAQNINVQGDWLYYSNYSEYSKKLYRINLIDKTTQKLSDNKTFYLHILGNKIFFLNANVRSVEEIIVD, encoded by the coding sequence TTGAAGAAATGGGCTTTTATTCTTCCCTTATCCTTTTGCTTACTAAGTACGGGGACGAGTTTCGCAAGTTCATCAGATAGCCAATCGATCATCGTTACTGTAAACGAAAAGGTAATAAATTTTGATGTACAACCTATTAATGATCAAGGCACGGTTTTTGTCCCAATCCGTTTTATTGTGGATGAACTGGGCGGAAATATAACTTCATGGAAGGACAACGAGATTTCCTTAAAGAAGGGTATCACAACCGTTACTTTAGGTATCGGGTCTACAACAGTTTATAAAAATCAGCAGCAATTCTCGCTTACAGCCGCTCCAAAATTAATAAATGGTAGAACGTTAGTGCCTCTCCGATTTCTATCCGAAGCGTTAGGAGCATCCGTAAATTACGAAAACAATCGTATATCGATTAGTACAGATGATACTAAACAATCTCTAGCCGTCAGAGGTAATTCCATCGGAAACCTAAACAACGGTGGCTGGTATGCGACTGATAATGAATGGATTTATTTCAACAATCAACTTGACAGCGGCAAACTTTATAAAGAAAAGATGGATGGCTCTGAAAGTCAAAAAATCAGCGATGACCAGTATGTCGGCTATCTTAATATCGTTAATGAAGGTCTTTATTATACAAGTGACAATAAACTTTTTAAATCAGATTTAGATGGGTCCAACCGAATGCTGCTAAAGGACTTTGGAATTGGGCTGAACTTTGTAACTGTTGTAGGCGATTGGATTTATTATACTGAAGGCAGCTCAATGTTTAAGCCGCTATATCGCATGAAGACAGATGGCACATCAAAAGTGTTGCTTGAAAAGTATGGTGTATCAAGTATCGCCGTATCAGGCGGACAAATTTTTTATACCATTGATGCTCGTAAATTATTTGTTATGAACACTGACGGCAGCAAAAAAAAGAAACTGCTTGAGGGCAGCTATATCACATGGGTAGACGTAAAAGATCAATCATTACTCTTCAATTACGATAAGCAGCTTTATACAATGAGGATAGACGGAACGTCATTAACCAAAATCTCGGAACATAATGCTCAAAATATTAACGTGCAAGGCGATTGGCTGTACTACAGCAACTATTCGGAATATAGCAAAAAATTATATCGGATCAACCTTATTGATAAGACAACCCAAAAGTTAAGCGATAATAAAACATTTTATCTTCACATACTAGGCAACAAAATTTTCTTTCTCAATGCTAATGTCAGAAGTGTCGAAGAGATCATTGTTGATTAA
- a CDS encoding cysteine-rich CWC family protein: MPDQAKQAAQSAGICPLCGKANDCAGAAGRSHADCWCMKEIFPQEILKQISKEYLGKACICKKCLEAFKRNSG; this comes from the coding sequence ATGCCGGATCAAGCCAAACAAGCAGCACAGTCTGCGGGAATCTGCCCTCTGTGCGGAAAGGCCAATGACTGCGCGGGCGCGGCGGGCCGCTCCCATGCAGACTGCTGGTGCATGAAAGAGATTTTTCCGCAGGAGATATTGAAGCAGATTTCGAAGGAGTATCTCGGCAAAGCCTGCATTTGCAAGAAGTGCCTGGAGGCATTTAAGCGAAACAGCGGATAG
- a CDS encoding DUF1801 domain-containing protein — translation MNPEVTAFIENIQSAWQIEVCNQLRQMVHQTIPEVQERIQYKKPHFLKNGKYTAVITPSKDAVAFMLFNVSGVDVPEEFEGPAERKSIKIHEGDSPDYELLAGLLAQSSKEL, via the coding sequence ATGAATCCTGAGGTTACCGCGTTTATAGAGAACATTCAATCAGCCTGGCAAATCGAGGTTTGCAATCAGCTCCGCCAAATGGTTCATCAGACCATTCCCGAGGTTCAGGAACGGATTCAATACAAGAAACCGCATTTTCTAAAAAACGGAAAATACACTGCAGTCATTACACCGTCAAAAGATGCGGTGGCCTTTATGCTGTTCAATGTCAGCGGGGTTGATGTCCCCGAAGAGTTTGAGGGCCCTGCCGAACGCAAGTCGATCAAAATACACGAAGGGGATTCGCCGGATTATGAGTTGCTGGCCGGGCTTCTCGCTCAGTCCTCTAAAGAACTTTAA
- a CDS encoding helix-turn-helix domain-containing protein: MNEVISMNLKNLRLERNLSLGQLSELSGVSKVMLSQIEKGESSPTINTIWKIASGLKVPYTKLIDEAIEHAVVIRKSDTKMQSENDDSFRSYCYYANNPIRDFELFKVEMEPHASKESDGHSPKTQEYILVLRGELTLKINAQEYVLQEGDSIYFDCTSPHSFANNQETLLEFTDIIYYS; the protein is encoded by the coding sequence TTGAATGAAGTCATTTCCATGAATTTGAAAAATCTGAGGCTCGAACGAAATTTAAGCCTGGGTCAATTGTCTGAATTATCCGGTGTAAGCAAAGTGATGCTTTCTCAAATCGAAAAAGGCGAGTCAAGTCCCACCATTAATACCATTTGGAAAATTGCCAGCGGATTGAAAGTGCCATACACCAAATTGATCGATGAAGCCATTGAGCACGCCGTTGTGATCCGTAAATCCGACACCAAGATGCAATCCGAGAATGATGACTCCTTTCGTTCATATTGCTACTATGCGAATAATCCGATTCGGGATTTTGAATTGTTTAAAGTGGAGATGGAACCGCATGCTTCAAAAGAGTCTGATGGTCATTCACCGAAAACCCAAGAGTATATTCTGGTGCTAAGAGGAGAATTAACGCTGAAAATAAATGCTCAGGAATATGTATTACAAGAAGGCGATTCCATTTACTTTGACTGTACTTCCCCGCACTCATTTGCAAATAATCAAGAAACTCTCCTTGAGTTTACGGACATCATCTACTATTCTTGA
- a CDS encoding DMT family transporter: protein MSKAKISFIISMLIFGSIGLFVRNIPFSSSQIALVRGLVGSLLLFAASFVFTQRLSWKRIRPNLWLLAASGIALGMNWIFLFQAYHYTTIANATICYYFAPIFVMFLSPLILKESLKLINVLCILSAMAGMLCIVGIGGGAAGTNNILGIGYGLTAAAFYAIVVMLNKFLKNISGIESSFMQLFISALSLIPYVLTNDGFQISSTSGTSIGLLVIVGVVHTGVAYLIYFSALRKLSSQYIAAFSYIDPISAILMSSIFLHEGMTLLQIFGGILILGAAFVNEMAGTKKVDSAESRD from the coding sequence ATGAGCAAAGCTAAAATCAGTTTCATCATTTCGATGTTGATATTCGGCAGCATAGGTTTGTTTGTACGGAATATCCCGTTTTCCTCCAGTCAGATTGCGCTCGTAAGAGGTTTAGTCGGAAGCCTCCTGTTATTCGCTGCCAGCTTCGTATTTACACAAAGGCTTTCATGGAAAAGAATACGGCCCAATCTATGGCTGCTTGCTGCATCCGGAATCGCACTCGGAATGAACTGGATTTTCTTGTTTCAAGCCTACCATTACACGACGATTGCAAATGCGACGATCTGCTACTATTTTGCGCCAATCTTTGTGATGTTCTTATCTCCGCTGATCCTCAAAGAAAGCTTAAAGCTGATCAATGTCCTGTGTATCCTATCTGCAATGGCAGGGATGCTATGTATCGTTGGGATAGGCGGCGGCGCGGCCGGAACAAATAATATTCTTGGAATCGGCTACGGTTTAACGGCAGCGGCTTTTTATGCCATTGTTGTCATGCTCAATAAATTTTTAAAAAACATCTCAGGCATTGAGAGCTCCTTCATGCAGCTGTTCATTTCAGCCCTTTCATTGATTCCATATGTGCTGACCAACGACGGATTTCAAATATCTTCAACATCCGGCACATCCATAGGACTGCTTGTTATCGTGGGAGTTGTACATACGGGTGTTGCATACCTCATTTATTTTTCTGCCCTAAGGAAATTAAGCAGTCAATACATTGCCGCTTTCAGTTATATCGACCCGATTTCAGCCATCCTAATGTCAAGTATTTTCCTGCATGAAGGAATGACTCTGTTACAAATATTTGGAGGGATCTTGATTTTGGGAGCTGCGTTTGTAAATGAAATGGCTGGGACAAAAAAAGTGGATTCCGCTGAATCCCGCGACTAG